One window from the genome of Toxotes jaculatrix isolate fToxJac2 chromosome 17, fToxJac2.pri, whole genome shotgun sequence encodes:
- the osr1 gene encoding protein odd-skipped-related 1: MGSKTLPAPVPLHPSLQLANYSLLQSSTGLQLPADHFHSIYSFSALHAIHLHQWTLGYPPLALPRCTISKLPAQFSSMASIPIFPHLLQPKQGSAGLLQSSKNKPRFDFANLAAAATQDDHLKAEDLSVTGAAAAAAAAQASSHHSTSVGLGCLLDVTKLSSPERKSSRGRLPSKTKKEFVCKFCGRHFTKSYNLLIHERTHTDERPYTCDICHKAFRRQDHLRDHRYIHSKEKPFKCQECGKGFCQSRTLAVHKTLHMQVKELKPAKIK; encoded by the exons ATGGGCAGCAAGACTCTGCCAGCACCAGTCCCTCTTCACCCGTCCCTCCAGCTGGCCAACTACTCCCTCCTCCAGAGCTCCACAGGCCTCCAGCTGCCAGCAGATCATTTTCACAGCATCTACAGCTTCAGCGCCCTACACGCCATCCATCTCCATCAGTGGACCCTCGGCTACCCACCTTTGGCTCTGCCCCGCTGCACCATTTCCAAGCTGCCTGCCCAGTTCTCCTCCATGGCCTCCATCCCCATATTCCCTCATCTCTTGCAGCCCAAGCAGGGCTCAGCAGGGCTGCTGCAGAGCTCCAAGAACAAGCCCCGCTTTGACTTTGCCAACCTGGCGGCAGCAGCCACCCAGGACGATCATCTGAAGGCAGAGGACCTGAGCGTgacaggtgctgctgctgccgccgctgcagCACAGGCTTCATCTCACCACTCGACCTCAGTCGGCCTGGGATGCCTCTTGGATGTGACCAAACTCTCCTCACCGGAGCGCAAGTCCAGCCGAGGCCGACTGCCCTCTAAGACCAAGAAAGAGTTTGTCTGCAAGTTCTGTGGCCGCCATTTTACCAAATCCTACAACCTTTTGATCCACGAGAGGACGCACACGGACGAGAGGCCGTATACCTGTGATATCTGCCACAAGGCCTTCAGAAGACAGGACCACCTCCGGGACCACAG GTACATTCACTCCAAAGAAAAGCCCTTCAAGTGTCAGGAGTGCGGGAAGGGCTTCTGTCAGTCCAGGACTCTGGCTGTCCACAAAACATTACACATGCAGGTCAAGGAACTGAAGCCAGCCAAGATCAAGTGA